In Saccharothrix violaceirubra, the following are encoded in one genomic region:
- a CDS encoding Lrp/AsnC family transcriptional regulator, whose product MITAIVLIQAAADTIPDAAQAIADIEGVTEVYSCAGDVDLIALVKVERHEDLAALVPGRISKVPGVLNTDTHISFRSYSKRDAEDAFSIGL is encoded by the coding sequence GTGATCACCGCGATCGTGCTGATCCAGGCCGCCGCCGACACCATCCCGGACGCGGCGCAGGCGATCGCCGACATCGAGGGCGTCACCGAGGTCTACTCGTGCGCCGGCGACGTCGACCTGATCGCCCTGGTGAAGGTGGAGCGCCACGAGGACCTGGCCGCCCTGGTCCCCGGCCGCATCAGCAAGGTGCCCGGCGTCCTGAACACCGACACCCACATCTCGTTCCGCTCGTACTCCAAGCGGGACGCCGAGGACGCCTTCTCCATCGGCCTGTAG